In Peromyscus eremicus chromosome 2, PerEre_H2_v1, whole genome shotgun sequence, a single genomic region encodes these proteins:
- the Spmip6 gene encoding spermatid-specific manchette-related protein 1 isoform X4 → METVVRGMPLEYPPKPERLNAYERDVVVNMLNSLSRNRTLPQIAPRCGCVDPLPGRLPFQGYESPCSGRHYCLRGMDYCTTGDTSTERRLRPLCSEEPTVRSVSPYGHRPGMLCAVTTPPLSYYPFPNLRWDTSHFKKTGGPQRNNYVVHPEFVSESYPLYHSW, encoded by the exons ATGGAGACAGTAGTACGAGGAATGCCGTTGGAGTACCCTCCTAAACCGGAACGCCTCAACGCCTACG AGCGCGACGTAGTGGTGAACATGCTGAACTCGCTGTCCCGGAACCGGACCCTGCCACAGATTGCGCCCCGCTGCGGGTGCGTGGACCCTCTGCCGGGCCGCCTGCCATTCCAAGGATATGAAAGCCCTTGCTCGGGCCGCCACTACTGTCTGCGCGGGATGGACTACTGCACCACCGGGGACACCAGCACAGAACGCCGCCTGCGGCCTTTGTGTTCCGAGGAGCCGACTGTAAG GAGTGTCTCGCCCTACGGACACCGACCCGGAATGCTATGTGCTGTTACAACTCCCCCGCTATCATACTACCCATTTCCCAACCTTAG ATGGGACACAAGTCACTTCAAGAAAACCGGTGGTCCCCAGAGAAACAACTATGTTGTCCATCCTGAGTTTGTGTCTGAGTCCTATCCTCTCTACCATTCCTGGTAA
- the Nudt2 gene encoding bis(5'-nucleosyl)-tetraphosphatase [asymmetrical] has protein sequence MAAWKQLLVQQYRAWACHVDPGETDLETALRETREETGLDASQLTIVEGFRRELNYVAWKKPKTVIYWLAEVKDHDVEICLSQEHQAYRWLGLEEACQLAQFSEMKATLQEGHQFLCSMPA, from the exons ATGGCTGCTTGGAAGCAGCTGCTGGTGCAGCAGTACAGGGCTTGGGCCT GCCATGTGGACCCTGGAGAGACTGACTTAGAAACAGCCCTGCGGGAGACTCGGGAGGAAACAGGCCTAGATGCAAGCCAACTGACCATCGTTGAGGGGTTCAGAAGGGAGCTCAACTATGTGGCCTGGAAGAAGCCTAAAACGGTCATTTACTGGCTGGCCGAGGTGAAAGACCACGACGTGGAGATCTGCCTCTCCCAGGAGCATCAGGCCTACCGCTGGCTGGGACTGGAGGAGGCCTGCCAGTTGGCTCAGTTCTCGGAGATGAAGGCAACACTCCAAGAAGGACACCAGTTTCTCTGCTCCATGCCGGCCTGA
- the Myorg gene encoding myogenesis-regulating glycosidase has protein sequence MPQDLREKSQAYPRHRPGSNAGPKSLKVIPAATMYTFLPDNFSPAKPKPTKELRPLLGSALLGLLLVLAAVVAWCYYSASLRKAERLRAELLDLNRGGFSIRNQKGEQVFRLAFRSGELDLDSCSREGALLGCSRTADGRPLHFFIQTVRPKDTVMCYRVRWEETTPGRAVEHAMFLGDAAAHWYGGAEMRTQHWPIRLDGHQEPQPFVTSDVYSSDAAFGGILERYWLSSRAAAIKVNDSVPFHLGWNSTERSMRLQARYHDTSYKPPAGGTAAPELSYRVCVGSDVTSIHKYMVRRYFNKPSRVPAAEAFRDPIWSTWALYGRAVDQNKVLQFAQQIRQHRFNSSHLEIDDMYTPAYGDFDFDEGKFPNATDMFRRLREAGFRVTLWVHPFVNYNSSRFGEGVERELFVREPTGRLPALVRWWNGIGAVLDFTRPEARDWFQGHLRRLRSRYNVASFKFDAGEVSYLPRDFSTYRPLSDPSVWSRRYTEMALPFFSLAEVRVGYQSQNISCFFRLVDRDSVWGYDLGLRSLIPAVLTVSMLGYPFILPDMVGGNAVPERTAGRQEGPGPERELYVRWLEVAAFMPAMQFSIPPWQYDAEVVAIAHKFAALRASLVAPLLLELAGEVTDTGDPIVRPLWWIAPGDETAHRIDSQFLIGDTLLVAPVLEPGKQERDVYLPAGKWRSYKGELFDKTPVLLTDYPVDLDEVAYFTWAS, from the coding sequence ATGCCCCAGGACCTTCGAGAGAAGAGCCAGGCCTACCCCCGACACCGACCTGGTAGCAACGCAGGCCCTAAAAGTCTCAAAGTCATCCCAGCAGCAACCATGTACACTTTCCTGCCTGACAATTTTTCACCTGCCAAACCCAAGCCCACCAAAGAGCTGAGGCCTCTGCTGGGCTCGGCGTTATTGGGACTGCTGCTGGTGCTGGCGGCCGTTGTGGCCTGGTGCTACTACAGCGCCTCGCTACGCAAAGCCGAACGCCTGCGTGCAGAGCTGCTGGACCTGAACCGTGGTGGCTTCTCCATCCGTAACCAGAAGGGTGAGCAAGTCTTCCGCTTGGCCTTCCGTTCGGGTGAGCTGGACCTTGACTCTTGCAGCCGGGAGGGTGCCCTGCTTGGCTGCTCCCGAACGGCCGATGGGCGCCCGTTGCACTTCTTCATCCAGACCGTACGACCCAAGGACACTGTCATGTGCTACCGCGTGCGCTGGGAGGAAACCACCCCAGGGCGTGCTGTGGAGCACGCCATGTTTCTGGGAGACGCGGCGGCGCACTGGTATGGCGGCGCAGAGATGAGGACGCAGCACTGGCCTATCCGCCTGGATGGCCATCAGGAGCCGCAGCCCTTTGTCACTAGCGACGTCTACTCTTCTGACGCCGCATTCGGGGGCATCCTAGAGCGCTACTGGCTGTCTTCACGCGCGGCCGCCATCAAAGTCAATGACTCAGTGCCCTTCCACCTGGGCTGGAACAGCACCGAGCGTTCCATGCGGCTCCAGGCACGCTACCACGATACATCTTACAAGCCACCAGCTGGCGGTACCGCAGCGCCAGAGCTCAGCTATCGCGTGTGCGTGGGCTCAGACGTCACCTCCATCCACAAGTACATGGTTCGGCGTTACTTCAACAAGCCATCCAGGGTACCAGCAGCAGAGGCCTTCCGAGACCCCATCTGGTCCACGTGGGCGCTGTATGGGCGCGCCGTGGACCAGAACAAGGTGCTGCAGTTCGCCCAGCAGATCCGCCAGCACCGCTTCAACAGCAGCCACCTGGAAATCGATGACATGTACACACCCGCCTATGGCGACTTCGATTTCGACGAGGGCAAGTTCCCCAATGCCACGGACATGTTCCGCCGCCTGCGGGAGGCTGGCTTCCGCGTCACCCTTTGGGTGCATCCGTTCGTCAACTACAACTCGTCGCGCTTCGGCGAGGGCGTGGAGCGTGAGCTGTTCGTGCGCGAGCCCACGGGCCGGCTGCCGGCGCTGGTGCGCTGGTGGAACGGCATCGGCGCGGTACTGGACTTCACGCGGCCAGAGGCCCGAGACTGGTTCCAGGGACACCTACGGCGCCTGCGCTCACGCTACAACGTGGCCTCCTTTAAGTTCGACGCGGGTGAGGTCAGCTATCTGCCCCGGGACTTCAGCACCTACAGGCCTCTGTCCGACCCCAGTGTGTGGAGCCGGCGGTACACCGAGATGGCGTTGCCCTTCTTCTCGCTAGCCGAGGTCCGCGTCGGGTACCAGTCCCAGAACATCTCCTGCTTCTTCCGCCTGGTGGACCGCGACTCGGTATGGGGCTACGACCTGGGGCTGCGCTCTCTTATCCCCGCCGTGCTCACGGTCAGTATGCTGGGCTATCCGTTCATCCTGCCGGATATGGTGGGTGGCAACGCGGTGCCGGAGCGCACAGCCGGCCGCCAAGAGGGGCCGGGGCCGGAGCGCGAGCTCTACGTGCGCTGGCTGGAGGTGGCGGCCTTCATGCCCGCCATGCAGTTTTCGATCCCGCCCTGGCAGTACGACGCAGAAGTGGTAGCCATCGCACACAAGTTCGCCGCTCTGCGCGCCTCGCTCGTGGCGCCACTGCTGCTCGAGCTGGCTGGTGAGGTCACCGACACTGGCGACCCCATCGTGCGCCCCCTGTGGTGGATCGCACCGGGGGATGAAACGGCTCACCGCATCGACTCGCAGTTCCTCATTGGGGATACGCTGCTGGTGGCGCCGGTGCTGGAGCCTGGTAAGCAGGAGCGCGACGTCTATCTGCCCGCCGGCAAGTGGCGCAGCTACAAGGGTGAGCTTTTTGACAAGACGCCGGTGCTGCTCACGGATTACCCCGTCGACCTGGACGAGGTCGCCTATTTCACCTGGGCGTCCTGA